In Micromonospora cremea, the genomic window AGGGAGAGCCGCGTGCCGTCGCCGAAGATGGCGTCCGCCACGGGCGAGGCGGCCACCCCGGCCAGGAACAGCAGCGAGTCGCCGGGGAAGAAGAAGCCCACCAGCAGACCGGTCTCGGCGAAGAGGATCACCCAGACGCCGATCAGCCCGAAGGTCTGCAACAGCTCCTTGGGATCGAGCGGGTTCAGGGCGACGCTCTCCGCGAGCGTGCGGGTCTTCTCAGCTGTGTCCACGGCCACAAAGGGTACCGAAGGCCGGGTCTCGTGCCGCGCCGGACCGTACCCACACCACCCGCTGGCGCATCCCCCGAGGCGAGGGGTGCCGCAACGACGGTGCCCCGCCGGCCGGGGGGTCGGCGGGGCACCGGTGGTGCGGGGTGGATCAGGCGACGAAGCGGGTCCGGCGGCGCTTGGCCACCAGGTAGCCGCCGACGCCCGCGGCGAGCAGCAGCGCGCCGATGCCGGCGATCAGGCCGGTGGACTGGCCGGTGATCGGCAGCGCACCGCCGTCGTCACCACCCTGGCCGCCGCCGTTGTCGCCATCGCCATCGCCGCCACCCGGGTTGCCGCCACCCGGGTTGCCGCCGCCCGGGTTGCCACCGCCCGTGGTGGTCGGGTTGATCACGATCTTGGCGGTGTCGTTCTTGCTGTTCGGGTCGCCGGCCAACCGCGCGCTGACGGCTCCCGAGGCGTCCGGGACGACCGTGTCGATCCGCAGGCCGAACTCGTACGGGTTCTCGAAGCCCTTCGGGCTCTCGGTGATCTGGCAGCCGTACTCCTTGGCGCCCGGCTCACCCCAGTTGCCGTCCCACTGGTCCCACTCCGCGTCCGTGGTGTACGGCTGGCATTCGCCGGAAACCTCCACCGCGGTGGTGCCCTCCGGGACCGTGACCCGGAACGCCGGACGGCCCTGGTACTCCAGCAGGGCCGGGCCGAGGTTCGTGACCGACGGCCGGACCTGGACGAGATCGCCCTTCTTGCCGCTGGCCGTGGCGCCCTTGACGCTGAGGTCAGCCTGGTTGTCGCCCGTCACCTTCACCGAGATGTCGGTGTAGTTGTTGTACATGTCCGGGTCGGTCTGCCGCTCCAGCGACTTGGCGTCGGACTGCTCCACCAGGCGCAGCTTGTCGCCGGTGCCCGGCTTGCCGTCCTGCGGCCAGTCGATGCTGTTCAGCTCCCAGTCGGCCTTGGTCCACCAGACGCTCGTCGCCAGCAGCTCCGCACCCGTCCGAACGTCCTCGTGGAGCTGGAAGGGCAGCTCGGCGGAGAGCCGGTAGCTCTTGCCCGGCTCCAGGTCCTCGTCGAAGGTGCAGAGCACCCCCATGTACTCGGCCGGCTTGCAGTTCGAGTAGTTACCCGCGTAGTCGACCAGGTAGTCGCCGTTCATCAGCAGCACCGCGCCCTGGCTGGTCGTCTCGCTGCCGTTGCGGACGGTCGCCGGCATGTCCAGCTTGCTGCCCGGAGCGCCGCTGACGCTGGCCTCCGGAACGGTCTGGAGATCGACGGCCTCGGCGACGGTGACGGTGGAGGTCGTGCTGGCCGTCTTGCCACCCGAGGTCATCGCGAACTTGAGCTGACCCTTCTGACCCGGCGTGGCCTCGTGCTTGCCGCTCACGTAGATGCCGAGCCACGGACCATCGTCCTCAGCGAACTCGGTCTCGCAGTGCACGACCTGGCCCGAGGTCTCGCACGCCCAGCCCCAGCCCTCGCCGGGCTCCTCCAGGACGGCGAAGTCGGCGATGCCGGAGAAGTCGAGGTCGAACGTGGTGTGGCCGAACTGGTGCGGCTGCTCCGAGTTGGTCGGCGCGGCATAGACGTACGCGAAGCCGTAGTGG contains:
- a CDS encoding LPXTG cell wall anchor domain-containing protein is translated as MLTHSTRRWLAGLGVAGAFVAASASPAVAAEDPFEIVAQDILVAPDHYGFAYVYAAPTNSEQPHQFGHTTFDLDFSGIADFAVLEEPGEGWGWACETSGQVVHCETEFAEDDGPWLGIYVSGKHEATPGQKGQLKFAMTSGGKTASTTSTVTVAEAVDLQTVPEASVSGAPGSKLDMPATVRNGSETTSQGAVLLMNGDYLVDYAGNYSNCKPAEYMGVLCTFDEDLEPGKSYRLSAELPFQLHEDVRTGAELLATSVWWTKADWELNSIDWPQDGKPGTGDKLRLVEQSDAKSLERQTDPDMYNNYTDISVKVTGDNQADLSVKGATASGKKGDLVQVRPSVTNLGPALLEYQGRPAFRVTVPEGTTAVEVSGECQPYTTDAEWDQWDGNWGEPGAKEYGCQITESPKGFENPYEFGLRIDTVVPDASGAVSARLAGDPNSKNDTAKIVINPTTTGGGNPGGGNPGGGNPGGGDGDGDNGGGQGGDDGGALPITGQSTGLIAGIGALLLAAGVGGYLVAKRRRTRFVA